In Simplicispira sp. 125, one DNA window encodes the following:
- a CDS encoding AEC family transporter: MNSPVFASLVPVVLFIALGFVAARAAWIRAAAVKDLSNLVFMVLTPALLFRTMSTVHIETLDFGPVGIYFAAAALVFGAALAVQGFTPLAAARGLAYTFGNTIMIGVPLIGLAFGEAGLVTLFTLISVHALVLLTGATVVFELAAARERAHTPGQPPPHMLRTVLQAVKNGILHPVPLPIIAGLLFAQTGLVVPDVVDKPLQLLGQALGPLALLLVGVTLAFSKIGSGLWPALRVALVKTLVFPLVLAALGLLLGFGGPALAVLVVTASLPIGANVFLFALRYDVAEAEVTASIAVSTAMALVTLPVVMYLVARFVAV, from the coding sequence TTGAACTCTCCAGTCTTCGCCTCCCTGGTTCCGGTCGTTCTGTTCATTGCACTGGGTTTTGTGGCCGCGCGCGCCGCGTGGATTCGGGCTGCAGCGGTGAAAGACCTGTCCAACCTGGTTTTCATGGTGCTGACGCCCGCGCTTTTGTTCCGCACCATGAGCACGGTGCACATTGAAACGCTCGATTTCGGGCCGGTGGGCATTTATTTCGCTGCCGCCGCCCTGGTGTTTGGTGCAGCGCTCGCCGTGCAAGGCTTTACCCCGCTGGCCGCAGCGCGGGGGCTGGCCTATACCTTTGGCAACACGATCATGATCGGCGTGCCGCTCATCGGGCTGGCCTTTGGCGAGGCGGGCCTGGTCACGCTGTTCACCCTGATCTCGGTGCATGCCCTGGTGCTGCTGACTGGCGCCACCGTGGTGTTTGAGCTGGCCGCGGCACGCGAGCGTGCCCACACGCCGGGCCAGCCCCCGCCGCACATGCTGCGCACGGTGCTGCAGGCGGTCAAGAACGGCATCCTGCACCCGGTGCCGCTGCCCATCATCGCCGGGCTGCTGTTTGCACAAACCGGGCTGGTCGTGCCCGACGTGGTCGACAAACCCCTGCAACTGCTGGGCCAGGCGCTGGGGCCTCTGGCGCTGCTGCTGGTGGGCGTCACGCTGGCGTTCTCCAAAATCGGTTCGGGCCTATGGCCTGCGCTGCGCGTGGCACTGGTCAAAACGCTGGTGTTCCCGCTGGTGCTGGCCGCGCTGGGTCTGCTGCTGGGTTTTGGGGGCCCGGCGCTGGCGGTGCTGGTCGTCACGGCTTCGCTGCCCATTGGCGCCAACGTTTTCTTGTTTGCCCTGCGCTACGACGTGGCCGAGGCCGAGGTG